From a single Bacillus pseudomycoides DSM 12442 genomic region:
- a CDS encoding macrolide family glycosyltransferase, translated as MANILMINFPAEGHVNPTLGIVKAFAERGDSVHYITTEKFKERLEKVGATVHLQPDLLSKASIDPYSNAGLNAFLKIQIQTSLDALDITKQLSQDIDFDFVFYEKFGSGQLVRDYLQIPGVCSSASFLFPKEFLKNMPLSPESGFKPDEEAEKLMVQMKECYGVEPESSAQFMNNAAELTIVFTSRYFQPNSEKFDDSNIFIGPTFPKRAYTGSFPFEALEDEQVLYISMGTVLDRTEDFFNTCIDAFSDFKGKVVIAAGERVDMTKIKEAPEHFIISSYVPQLKVLEHTDVFITHGGMNSVNESIHFNIPMVVIPHDKDQPTVAQRLTELNAGYRVLKDNLKPETLKDAVKEVLTNETYKEGIKKINESFQKSGGAEKAIEAIDAFVQNKK; from the coding sequence ATGGCAAACATTTTAATGATTAACTTTCCAGCAGAAGGGCATGTCAATCCTACTTTGGGCATTGTAAAAGCTTTTGCGGAAAGAGGAGACAGTGTTCACTATATTACAACTGAAAAATTTAAAGAACGTTTAGAAAAAGTTGGCGCAACGGTTCATCTTCAGCCTGATTTATTGAGTAAAGCATCCATTGATCCGTATTCAAATGCCGGTTTAAATGCCTTTCTGAAAATTCAAATTCAAACTTCATTGGACGCTTTAGATATCACAAAACAGTTATCTCAGGATATTGATTTTGACTTTGTATTTTATGAAAAATTTGGATCAGGGCAACTAGTGAGAGATTACTTGCAAATTCCGGGAGTTTGCTCTTCAGCATCCTTTTTGTTTCCCAAAGAATTTCTTAAAAACATGCCTTTATCTCCAGAATCCGGATTTAAACCTGATGAAGAAGCTGAAAAGTTAATGGTACAAATGAAAGAATGTTATGGCGTAGAGCCGGAGAGCTCGGCTCAGTTTATGAATAATGCGGCGGAATTAACGATTGTATTTACGAGCCGGTATTTTCAGCCTAATAGCGAAAAATTCGATGATTCAAATATCTTTATCGGACCGACATTCCCAAAGAGGGCTTATACGGGTAGCTTTCCCTTTGAAGCATTAGAGGATGAACAAGTCCTTTATATTTCGATGGGGACGGTTCTTGACCGTACAGAGGACTTTTTTAATACATGTATTGATGCATTTTCTGATTTCAAAGGAAAAGTTGTCATCGCTGCCGGTGAAAGAGTAGATATGACAAAAATTAAAGAAGCTCCCGAGCACTTTATCATTTCTTCATATGTACCGCAATTAAAGGTACTCGAGCACACGGATGTCTTTATTACCCATGGCGGTATGAACAGCGTGAATGAATCGATCCACTTCAATATCCCAATGGTTGTTATCCCGCATGACAAGGACCAGCCTACAGTGGCGCAGCGTCTGACTGAGCTTAATGCCGGCTACAGAGTATTAAAGGATAATTTGAAACCTGAAACGTTAAAGGATGCCGTTAAAGAAGTGCTGACCAACGAAACCTATAAAGAGGGTATCAAAAAAATTAATGAAAGTTTTCAAAAAAGCGGCGGGGCAGAAAAAGCTATAGAAGCTATTGATGCTTTTGTGCAAAACAAAAAATGA
- a CDS encoding alpha/beta fold hydrolase gives MKNLMTSDGTTLHISKNGQGLPCVFLHGGPGYWSYSFEQTGGPILESFMEMHYLDQRGCGRSSLAPKGDYSLKRLLLDLEEIRQELKIDKWIVMGHSFGGILATNYAKQYPDSVLSLILLNCTLNKRESNLHQMNVGRSWLEEDNVLDSYESIESFYKDFFAMAEKLLEMGKYYDLQFTDRKNLKVLESLDKELKHRPDFRKYVHADPEFFQDYTQITAEISMPTLVISGKYDDAVGPDHYKKFNFPNMSVAILEDKHHPYLENKEEFRRAIQEFILAIPTLKIT, from the coding sequence CAAGTGATGGTACTACCTTACATATAAGCAAAAATGGACAAGGCTTACCTTGTGTTTTCTTACATGGAGGTCCTGGTTATTGGAGTTACTCTTTTGAACAGACAGGCGGCCCTATTTTAGAAAGTTTTATGGAAATGCATTATCTTGATCAGCGGGGGTGTGGTCGCTCTTCACTCGCTCCGAAAGGAGATTACTCACTAAAAAGATTACTTTTAGATCTTGAAGAAATAAGGCAAGAATTAAAGATAGATAAATGGATTGTAATGGGACACTCATTTGGTGGTATTTTAGCTACTAACTACGCCAAACAATACCCTGACAGTGTCTTAAGTTTAATCTTGCTTAATTGTACACTAAACAAGCGAGAGTCAAACCTGCATCAAATGAATGTAGGAAGAAGCTGGTTAGAAGAAGATAATGTTTTGGATTCTTATGAGTCAATCGAGTCTTTCTATAAAGACTTCTTTGCAATGGCTGAAAAACTGCTAGAAATGGGAAAATATTATGATTTACAGTTCACGGATAGAAAAAATCTTAAAGTCTTAGAGAGCTTAGATAAAGAACTTAAACATCGCCCTGATTTTCGTAAATATGTACATGCGGATCCTGAGTTTTTTCAAGATTATACTCAAATCACAGCTGAAATTTCAATGCCAACTCTTGTAATTAGTGGCAAGTATGATGATGCTGTTGGACCAGATCACTATAAAAAATTTAATTTTCCTAATATGTCCGTTGCTATTTTAGAAGATAAGCATCATCCTTATTTAGAAAACAAAGAAGAATTCAGGCGCGCAATTCAGGAATTTATACTAGCTATACCTACTCTAAAAATAACTTAA
- the mobL gene encoding relaxase MobL gives MSQTPSQATVTPGVVTVSRFVTADGKTFQDYVEYVDREDAKREGEAHEKMFSLYQDYMGDAEKTSSLFTEHSNGLKENEKKDLKKMFQLAQKNKSIMWQDVITFDNDWLAEHGVYDPRTRTVDETKLMDVTRLAMKEMLKREK, from the coding sequence ATGAGCCAAACTCCTTCACAAGCAACGGTGACGCCTGGTGTGGTGACAGTGTCTCGTTTTGTTACGGCAGATGGAAAGACATTTCAGGATTATGTGGAGTACGTTGACCGAGAAGATGCGAAAAGAGAAGGGGAAGCACATGAGAAAATGTTTTCTCTGTATCAGGATTATATGGGAGATGCAGAGAAGACATCTTCGCTCTTCACAGAGCATAGTAACGGTTTAAAGGAAAATGAAAAGAAAGACCTAAAAAAGATGTTTCAGCTCGCTCAAAAAAATAAAAGTATTATGTGGCAAGATGTCATCACTTTTGATAATGACTGGCTCGCTGAACATGGCGTGTACGATCCTAGAACACGTACTGTAGATGAAACAAAATTAATGGATGTCACCCGGTTAGCGATGAAAGAAATGTTAAAAAGAGAGAAGC
- a CDS encoding DUF5592 family protein, with protein MANYRIPKEIRTELKINKVLYLFDLLFIIGLVVFTMTTKPLVHPMFQIPYYIFMLIVGVLLIVRPNTNPQKRMFEVLFIMLARKRSTYCAIDQEQD; from the coding sequence ATGGCAAACTATCGTATTCCAAAAGAAATACGAACGGAATTGAAAATCAACAAAGTGTTATATCTTTTTGATCTCTTGTTCATTATAGGGCTTGTGGTTTTCACCATGACAACCAAGCCCTTGGTTCATCCGATGTTTCAAATTCCCTATTATATTTTTATGTTGATTGTAGGTGTCCTTTTAATTGTTCGTCCCAATACCAACCCACAAAAACGGATGTTTGAGGTGCTGTTTATTATGTTAGCTAGAAAACGTTCTACGTATTGTGCAATTGACCAGGAACAAGACTAA
- a CDS encoding Imm44 family immunity protein: protein MDFFMTCEVDKTVKYSDVKLIIEVEKTLKKLENNHYGNEIESISIIPIIIEIIPELEDASFFKERKLFKRKNKEADMRLRINIETFLNADRARKKLLIVKNVIECVRILGTKAKKDFDAERLENDILNLFEVEKGVIDNIDM, encoded by the coding sequence ATGGATTTTTTCATGACTTGTGAAGTTGATAAGACAGTTAAATATAGTGATGTAAAGTTAATAATAGAAGTAGAAAAAACCTTAAAAAAACTTGAAAATAATCACTATGGTAATGAAATTGAAAGCATAAGTATTATTCCAATTATTATTGAAATAATACCAGAACTTGAGGACGCAAGCTTTTTCAAAGAAAGAAAACTCTTCAAAAGAAAAAACAAAGAAGCGGATATGAGACTAAGAATTAATATTGAAACGTTTTTAAATGCCGATCGTGCCAGAAAGAAATTGCTAATCGTTAAAAATGTCATTGAGTGTGTAAGAATATTAGGAACAAAGGCCAAGAAAGATTTTGATGCTGAAAGATTAGAGAACGACATTCTAAATTTGTTTGAAGTTGAAAAAGGCGTAATTGATAATATTGATATGTAA